In Pseudorasbora parva isolate DD20220531a chromosome 20, ASM2467924v1, whole genome shotgun sequence, a single window of DNA contains:
- the LOC137048698 gene encoding uncharacterized protein, with translation MAQSRGKKMVELALKRKYPENDTHVGIPSKRQQVLPPAETMEWTILDTFLDTTSVDSLYDDITDLDYVPTPTMAQTEVELGDPGEQVQEPQPEPQPEPQPGPQPDVESRRPPMREPCGAKCRRRCTDHISEERRREIWSQYWEMTYTERRSWMFYSVTPMPTKRITTGPESRRGRSFIYRLQNQKGEPRQVCKMFFLSSLGYHPKNDSLVISMMGKSNTRPLVPSKDQRGRQAAVNKIDVKTLDDHIESFHPCVSHYRREHAPNRRYLPSDITIKMMHSDYLDKGNACSYEAYRKMVKDKKISFAKLGEEQCEDCLEHAEHVNCHTGETESSDCPECLRWNKHKQSALESRQSYQADAERDWPDMTSVRSVDLQKVIMLPRMPGVKSAVFTRRIVAYHETFASVGKKTNKKNTISVLWHEGMAGRSAAEITSAYTTALEKERDVRHTIFWVDNCSAQNKNWCLLSSLVTLVNSDTISQEDITLKFFERGHTFMSADSFHHGVEQQMRSRPGGVVYDFEDFVSVVASSNSRKVDVIKLENANVLDWRDGHSTVKVKKAQAPKLGEMAEIQVRRGSKSLFYKLSHTENEFMELDFLMKKFSLKVPTLLRPQNRGVEEVKKRDILCNLCHLMPPNRRVFWYSLPVSNVLEDEE, from the exons ATGGCACAAAGCAGGGGAAAGAAGATGGTCGAACTGGCGTTGAAAAGAAAATACCCGGAGAATG ATACACATGTAGGTATTCCATCAAAGAGGCAGCAAGTCCTGCCCCCCGCTGAAACAATGGAGTGGACCATCCTGGACACTTTCCTGGATACCACCAGCGTGGACAGCTTATATGATGACATTACAGACCTAGATTATGTCCCAACCCCTACGATGGCACAGACTGAAGTGGAACTTGGAGACCCAGGAGAACAAGTGCAAGAGCCCCAGCCAGAGCCCCAGCCAGAGCCACAGCCAGGGCCACAGCCTGATGTTGAATCACGTCGACCACCAATGAGAGAGCCATGTGGTGCCAAATGTCGAAGAAGGTGTACAGACCATATTTCAGAGGAAAGACGGAGGGAGATATGGAGTCAGTACTGGGAGATGACCTACACAGAAAGACGATCATGGATGTTTTACTCAGTTACCCCAATGCCAACCAAAAGAATAACAACCGGCCCAGAAAGTCGCCGTGGCCGCTCATTTATCTACCGCCTGCAAAACCAGAAAGGAGAGCCAAGACAGGTCTGCAAAATGTTTTTCCTGTCATCATTGGGCTACCACCCTAAAAATGACAGTCTCGTTATTTCCATGATGGGGAAGTCGAACACCAGGCCACTGGTTCCATCCAAGGACCAGAGAGGAAGGCAGGCTGCAGTCAACAAGATAGACGTGAAGACCCTTGATGACCACATTGAGTCCTTCCATCCTTGTGTGAGCCATTACAGACGGGAGCATGCCCCAAATCGACGGTACCTGCCAAGTGACATCACAATTAAGATGATGCATTCAGACTACCTGGATAAAGGAAACGCCTGCTCCTATGAAGCATACAGGAAGATggtaaaagacaaaaaaatcagctttgccaaACTTGGGGAGGAGCAATGTGAGGACTGTTTGGAACATGCAGAACATGTGAACTGCCACACAGGGGAGACTGAAAGCTCAGATTGCCCAGAGTGCCTAAGGTGGAACAAACATAAGCAGTCTGCCCTAGAGAGCCGCCAAAGCTACCAGGCAGATGCAGAGAGGGACTGGCCGGACATGACATCAGTTCGGAGTGTGGACCTCCAGAAGGTGATAATGCTGCCACGGATGCCAGGAGTCAAGTCAGCAGTATTTACTCGTCGCATCGTGGCATACCACGAAACATTTGCCtcagtggggaaaaaaacaaacaaaaaaaacaccatcTCTGTATTGTGGCACGAGGGAATGGCTGGGCGAAGTGCCGCGGAAATTACATCAGCATATACAACTGCATTGGAGAAGGAGCGGGATGTACGCCACACCATATTCTGGGTGGACAACTGCAGTGCACAGAATAAGAACTGGTGCCTTCTATCCTCACTTGTCACTCTTGTGAACAGTGACACCATTTCACAGGAGGACATCACACTAAAGTTTTTTGAGAGGGGACACACGTTCATGAGCGCAGACAGTTTCCACCATGGTGTCGAGCAGCAAATGAGGAGCCGTCCAGGTGGTGTGGTCTACGACTTTGAGGactttgtgagtgttgtggcaAGCTCCAACTCCAGGAAGGTGGATGTTATCAAATTGGAGAATGCCAATGTGCTAGATTGGAGGGATGGCCACTCCACCGTCAAGGTCAAGAAAGCGCAAGCACCAAAGCTTGGGGAGATGGCGGAGATACAGGTGCGGCGTGGCTCCAAGAGCCTCTTTTACAAGCTGTCCCATACGGAGAATGAATTTATGGAATTGGACTTCCTCATGAAGAAATTCTCGCTGAAGGTGCCCACTCTTTTGCGACCACAGAATAGAGGGGTTGAGGAGGTCAAGAAGAGAGACATCCTCTGTAATCTTTGTCACCTCATGCCACCAAACAGGAGGGTGTTCTGGTATTCCCTGCCTGTGAGCAATGTTTTGGAGGATGAGGAGTAA